One window from the genome of Brachionichthys hirsutus isolate HB-005 chromosome 19, CSIRO-AGI_Bhir_v1, whole genome shotgun sequence encodes:
- the mrps2 gene encoding small ribosomal subunit protein uS2m, whose translation MATRTLTKGLLGLRQSRTLFVGQSCGGLHFSTAASVEVSPPQADSISEEVLKKPDFFHLSELFSLKDLFNARVHLGHKKGCRHRFMEPYLYGCRLDQDIIDLDQTMEHLQLALNVTAHVAYRGGVILFISRRRQFGHLVEATAKSCGEYAHTRYWQGGILTNANIQYGPDVRLPDLIVFLSTLNNVFQQHVAIRDAAKLAIPTVGVVDSNCNPNLITYPIPGNDDTPAAVELYCDLFKATIIRAKDKRKQLELVHRPSTPSAKRS comes from the exons ATGGCTACGCGGACTCTCACGAAAG gCCTTTTGGGGCTTCGACAGTCACGGACGCTTTTTGTTGGACAATCCTGCGGTGGGCTTCATTTCTCCACCGCGGCCTCCGTAGAAGTATCGCCTCCCCAAGCCGACAGCATCTCAG AAGAAGTCTTGAAGAAGCCGGATTTTTTTCATCTGTCAGAGTTGTTCTCTTTGAAAGACCTGTTCAATGCCAGAGTGCATCTCGGGCACAAAAAGGGATGCAGACACAG GTTCATGGAGCCCTACCTCTACGGCTGCCGTTTGGACCAAGATATAATCGACCTCGACCAAACGATGGAGCATCTTCAGCTCGCCCTGAACGTCACCGCCCACGTGGCGTACCGCGGCGGCGTCATACTCTTCATCTCCCGCCGCCGCCAGTTCGGCCACCTGGTGGAGGCCACTGCTAAGAGCTGCGGGGAGTACGCGCACACGCGCTACTGGCAGGGCGGCATTCTCACCAACGCCAATATCCAGTACGGGCCGGACGTCCGGTTGCCGGACCTCATCGTCTTCCTGTCGACTCTCAACAACGTGTTTCAGCAGCACGTGGCCATCAGAGACGCAGCCAAGCTGGCCATTCCCACCGTGGGCGTGGTGGACTCCAACTGCAACCCCAACCTCATCACGTACCCCATCCCTGGGAACGATGACACCCCGGCGGCCGTGGAGCTGTACTGCGACTTGTTCAAGGCGACGATCATCCGGGCcaaagacaaaaggaaacagTTGGAGCTGGTTCACCGCCCGTCGACGCCCTCCGCCAAACGCTCTTGA
- the dipk1b gene encoding divergent protein kinase domain 1B, whose amino-acid sequence MMSRTLRRLAHLALFCPLSKGLQSRLPAIKVKYLLLAWLGVLVASWVVYMQYASYSELCRGHVCHVVICDHYRRGIISGSSCKALCDQRTLTLQRCFSTSSTHQVYSGLWKEKPVVIKCGIEDPVRSDGAPDPLLRQEMSLFDKPSRGTSMDEFKEMLHGFLKVNLGEQPSLSTLVERVVTLADVNQDGKVSLAEAKSIWALLQINEFLLMVALQEKEHTPKLLGFCGDLYVTERVGHSSLYRLEVPRYLQAVVPETLTSGLNRWLAPAWPRRARITIGLLEFVEEVFHGSYGSFLICDASPRHVGYNAKYDCKMANLRSVASEAAVRGFLKGRRCETNADCTYGRDCTATCDRLAKRCNAEVVQPNLAKVCVLLQDFLLFGAPSDLRGDLEKQLRTCVTLSGLASQMEVHHSLVLNNLKTLLWKKISNTQYS is encoded by the exons ATGATGTCCAGGACTTTGCGCAGACTGGCTCATTTGGCGCTGTTCTGCCCTCTGTCCAAAGGTCTGCAG AGTCGTCTCCCAGCCATCAAGGTGAAGTACCTCCTCCTGGCGTGGCTGGGCGTCCTGGTCGCCAGCTGGGTCGTCTACATGCAGTACGCCTCTTATTCTGAGCTCTGCCGTGGGCACGTCTGTCACGTGGTCATC TGTGATCACTACAGGAGAGGCATCATATCAGGCTCATCCTGCAAGGCGTTGTGCGATCAGAGGACCCTAACCCTGCAGCGctgcttctccacctcctccacacaTCAG GTGTACAGCGGACTCTGGAAGGAGAAGCCTGTCGTGATCAAGTGCGGCATCGAGGATCCGGTGAGGAGCGATGGGGCTCCAGACCCGCTGCTGAGGCAGGAGATGAGCTTGTTTGACAAACCGAGCCGCGGCACGTCTATGGATGAATTTAAAGAGATGCTACACGGTTTCCTCAAG GTTAACCTCGGTGAGCAGCCGTCTTTGAGCACCTTGGTGGAGCGGGTCGTAACCCTGGCTGACGTCAACCAGGATGGGAAAGTGTCTCTCGCAGAGGCCAAGTCCATTTGggctctgctccagatcaacgaATTCCTCCTGATGGTGGCGCTGCAGGAAAAAGAGCACACCCCAAAGCTGCTGGGCTTCTGCGGAGACTTGTACGTGACGGAACGCGTGGGCCACAGCTCCCTCTACAGGCTGGAGGTGCCTCGTTACCTGCAGGCCGTGGTCCCAGAGACACTGACCTCCGGCCTGAACCGCTGGCTCGCCCCGGCCTGGCCGCGCCGGGCTCGCATCACCATCGGCCTGCTGGAGTTCGTGGAAGAGGTTTTCCACGGGTCGTACGGTAGCTTCCTAATATGCGACGCCAGTCCTCGCCACGTGGGCTACAACGCAAAGTACGACTGCAAGATGGCCAACCTGCGCAGCGTGGCGTCCGAGGCGGCCGTGCGAGGGTTTCTGAAGGGGCGGCGATGCGAAACGAACGCCGACTGCACTTACGGCCGGGACTGCACGGCCACCTGCGATCGGCTGGCGAAGCGGTGCAACGCCGAGGTCGTGCAGCCCAATCTCGCAAAGGTGTGCGTGCTGCTGCAGGACTTCCTGCTTTTCGGGGCCCCCTCTGACCTCCGGGGGGACCTGGAGAAGCAGCTACGCACCTGCGTGACGCTGAGCGGTCTGGCGAGCCAGATGGAGGTGCACCATTCCCTCGTGCTCAACAACCTCAAGACGTTACTGTGGAAGAAGATTTCGAACACTCAGTACTCTTAA
- the ttll11 gene encoding tubulin polyglutamylase TTLL11 — MSDYYVQVKVELEQMESLVEDAERLPAAPPAASVSPDPRSISGPAGGDASSGKSRVKPGEDDKNSSDTNGNYANVDPSESSREARPEDGSKPRKRRPVTVDTAKAKTSLEALKLSIKQLKWKEFPLGRRAACDIYWHGVSFHDNENIVSGQVNKFPGMMEMLRKINMSRAVRTMQELFPEDFDFYPRSWILPEEYQQFTAQIRSAKDDGALATPTFIVKPDGGSQGEGIYLIRDPSELKLTAGSQVKQAVVQEYIQKPLLVDKLKFDIRLYVLIRSLEPLEIYIAREGLTRFCTEPYQEPSQKNLSHVFMHLTNYSLNVHSGNFVHSDSQCTGSKRTLSSVLHRLAAKGVDVKKVWSDIIALVIKTVVAIVPELKVHHHADVPPGKPGPTCFQVVGFDILLMKNLKPVLLEVNSNPSMRIEHEQEVAPGVFEYVPSPVDKEVKVGVIRDTLRLMDPGHRKPSLSQKQEFPTEAETQAGIPDDGALPSLCLKQVYPKYAKQFKYLRLVERIAALFIRFLGVKGSMRLGPTAFRTFIRTCKLSSSNFTMASVDILYIDITRRWSGSGATADSREAGMGLQAFMDAFFYLAARRFKSLALREQVAFLLELCEAQLDSQSSVEDRRSVSCSRVAPPRANRTQTLGPAHPQPSSPSPLRRAASQDYRLHQRLKPRALKANVEN; from the exons ATGAGTGATTATTATGTACAAGTTAAGGTTGAACTCGAGCAAATGGAATCATTAGTCGAGGATGCGGAGCGGCTTCCAGCGGCTCCCCCCGCGGCCTCCGTGTCACCGGATCCCCGCAGCATCAGCGGACCGGCTGGCGGGGACGCGTCCAGCGGTAAAAGTCGCGTTAAACCGGGGGAGGATGACAAGAACTCGTCGGACACGAACGGGAATTATGCAAACGTCGATCCGTCTGAAAGCAGCCGGGAAGCCCGTCCGGAGGACGGATCCaagccgaggaagaggaggccggtGACGGTGGACACCGCGAAAGCCAAAACCTCCCTGGAGGCGCTGAAGTTAAGCATCAAGCAGTTAAAGTGGAAAGAG TTTCCTCTGGGAAGACGGGCGGCCTGCGATATTTACTGGCACGGCGTTTCCTTCCATGACAATGAAAACATCGTCTCAGGACAGGTGAACAAATTCCCAG GAATGATGGAAATGCTGCGGAAGATCAACATGAGTCGGGCGGTGCGGACGATGCAGGAGCTGTTCCCCGAAGACTTCGACTTCTATCCCCGGTCGTGGATCCTTCCCGAGGAATACCAGCAGTTTACCGCACAG ATCCGATCGGCGAAGGACGACGGCGCCTTGGCGACCCCCACCTTCATCGTGAAGCCGGACGGGGGCTCGCAGGGGGAAGGCATCTACCTCATCCGAGACCCGAGCGAGCTGAAGCTCACGGCGGGCTCGCAGGTCAAGCAGGCCGTGGTCCAGGAGTACATCCAGAAGCCGCTGCTCGTCGACAAGCTCAAGTTCGACATCCGCCTCTACGTGCTGATCAGGTCCCTGGAGCCGCTGGAGATCTACATCGCCAGGGAGGGCCTGACGCGCTTCTGCACCGAGCCCTATCAG GAACCGAGCCAGAAGAACCTGAGCCACGTCTTCATGCACCTGACGAATTACTCCCTGAACGTCCACAGCGGCAACTTCGTGCACTCCGACAGCCAGTGCACGGGAAGCAAGCGCACGCTCTCCAGCGTGCTGCACAGGCTGGCCGCCAAGGGCGTCGACGTCAAGAAGGTGTGGTCCGACATCATCGCGCTCGTCATCAAGACCGTCGTCGCCATTGTGCCCGAGCTGAAGGTGCACCATCACGCCGACGTGCCGCCTGGCAAACCGGGACCCACCTGCTTCCAG GTCGTCGGGTTCGACATCCTCCTGATGAAGAACCTGAAGCCCGTTCTCCTCGAGGTTAACTCCAACCCCAGCATGAGGATCGAACACgagcaggag GTCGCACCGGGGGTTTTTGAATACGTTCCCAGTCCGGTTGACAAAGAGGTGAAAGTGGGCGTGATCAGGGACACCCTCCGCCTTATGGACCCGGGCCACAGGAAGCCTtccct TTCCCAAAAGCAGGAGTTTCCCACAGAGGCGGAGACGCAGGCCGGGATCCCGGACGACGGCGCTCTGCCGTCGCTCTGCCTGAAGCAGGTCTACCCGAAGTACGCCAAGCAGTTCAAGTACCTCCGGCTGGTGGAGCGAATCGCAGCGCTGTTCATTCGCTTCCTGGGGGTCAAGGGCAGCATGCGTCTGGGCCCCACGGCGTTCCGGACCTTCATCAG GACCTGCAAACTGAGCAGCAGTAATTTCACCATGGCGTCGGTGGACATCCTCTACATAGACATCACCCGCCGCTGGTCCGGGTCCGGAGCGACGGCCGACTCCAGAGAAGCCG GTATGGGACTGCAAGCCTTCATGGACGCCTTTTTCTACCTGGCGgctcgcaggttcaaatccctcGCTCTGAGGGAGCAGGTGGCGTTCCTCCTGGAACTGTGCGAGGCTCAGCTGGATTCGCAGTCGAGCGTCGAAGACAGACGCTCCGTGAGCTGCAGCCGGGTGGCGCCGCCGCGAGCCAACAGGACTCAGACgttaggccccgcccaccctcAGCCCAGCTCGCCGTCTCCTCTGCGGAGGGCGGCCAGCCAGGACTACCGGCTGCACCAGAGGCTCAAGCCTCGCGCACTCAAGGCCAATGTGGAGAACTGA